In the Maribacter sp. MJ134 genome, one interval contains:
- a CDS encoding PorP/SprF family type IX secretion system membrane protein, with protein sequence MLKKSVLYLLVLLLGTVKVGAQEDNPFVAYDVPAQNLLKYNRFLINPTFSTVREDKSYVNLLHRNQSVQFDDNNQNYFLSYSGRISDRTGLGLSLYTQRLGALSNYGVLANYAYGIKLSDKSNFTFGANLSYYNSGFDEGRATTVEEDPFLAGLQDQNLLSFQPGFNLSYGKFDVGVFAENLFDYNIKTSESLTEFKDKTFSGHLQYTHQFENQSGVLRQGRLMPLARVRKVGEEELTLGGSLILDLPKLGWVQGGYDSFYGASAGVGFNLNQRISLGYTMEKGLSNNFDNFGLTHEISFAYSFTPNLTEDRVMLEDDTDDLVENSLEPENLASSEEIAELKRKLAENDAIIEELMFRQDSLESTRQQDLERRFNMVMRMVRNETSGERPDLERKAEALFKGNDESSIAATGRNNSNDGGVSKNIRRQTQNDAIVNNSAARKEPATAAPKIIPNVSEESVAAIDKVSTSESEEKNGVARPNRRTTVAPTEIVATKKTGQDKYREPASTYTKEKDAIAVTKPKGNTSQRSGTSSIVQDKVKSRKFRDLPNVKDGYYVVANVYKGGKYMDNFLNTLNDKGIDANYIDNPNNGLKYVYLERYDTWGEAVAAHESQFNGAYNDATWIMNVANRYTNREYAANVDKLKEKSSKYDTSVLQKNVVAQDKVAAKEIDPQTYKINGIGSGYYIIANVFANPKNANRFVKLLNSYGLNASYFINPENKYRYVYLKRHDSWSNALISYYSRLNDAYDDKMWIMRVNSNQIA encoded by the coding sequence ATGCTAAAGAAAAGTGTTTTATATCTACTAGTATTATTGCTCGGCACCGTAAAAGTCGGAGCTCAGGAGGACAACCCTTTTGTGGCTTACGATGTGCCTGCACAAAACCTTTTAAAGTATAACAGGTTCTTAATAAATCCAACGTTCTCAACTGTTCGAGAAGATAAATCCTATGTAAACCTCTTACATAGAAACCAATCGGTACAATTTGATGATAACAACCAAAACTATTTTCTAAGTTACAGTGGTCGTATAAGCGACCGTACTGGTCTTGGACTTAGCTTGTATACGCAACGATTAGGAGCCTTGAGCAACTATGGTGTTTTGGCCAACTATGCATATGGTATAAAGTTGAGCGATAAAAGTAATTTTACCTTTGGAGCAAACCTTTCTTACTACAATAGCGGGTTTGATGAAGGAAGAGCTACTACAGTTGAGGAAGACCCTTTTCTTGCAGGATTACAGGATCAGAATTTATTATCCTTTCAGCCAGGTTTCAATTTATCTTATGGCAAGTTTGATGTGGGTGTATTCGCTGAGAACCTGTTCGATTACAATATAAAGACTAGCGAATCCTTAACGGAATTCAAGGATAAAACGTTTTCGGGACACTTACAATATACCCATCAGTTTGAAAACCAGTCCGGGGTATTACGACAAGGTAGACTAATGCCTTTAGCGAGAGTAAGGAAAGTAGGGGAAGAGGAACTCACCTTAGGAGGTAGTCTAATTTTGGACTTGCCCAAATTGGGTTGGGTACAAGGTGGTTATGATAGTTTTTACGGTGCTTCAGCCGGGGTCGGTTTCAACCTCAACCAAAGAATCTCTTTAGGATATACCATGGAGAAGGGATTGTCTAACAATTTTGACAATTTTGGACTTACACATGAGATATCATTTGCGTATTCTTTTACGCCTAATCTTACGGAAGACCGGGTAATGTTGGAGGATGACACGGACGACCTTGTCGAAAATTCGCTAGAACCCGAAAATTTGGCCTCGTCGGAAGAGATTGCTGAATTGAAAAGAAAATTAGCTGAGAACGATGCCATAATCGAAGAGCTGATGTTTAGACAGGATTCTTTAGAATCAACAAGGCAGCAAGATCTGGAAAGACGATTCAATATGGTCATGCGCATGGTTAGAAACGAAACTAGCGGCGAACGCCCCGATTTAGAAAGAAAGGCCGAAGCACTATTTAAAGGGAACGATGAAAGTAGTATTGCAGCTACAGGAAGAAATAATAGTAATGATGGAGGAGTGTCAAAGAATATCCGCAGGCAAACCCAGAACGATGCCATCGTAAACAATAGCGCAGCCAGAAAAGAGCCCGCTACCGCAGCACCGAAAATTATCCCGAACGTATCTGAGGAAAGTGTGGCTGCTATAGACAAAGTTAGTACATCGGAATCTGAAGAAAAAAATGGGGTGGCTAGGCCCAACAGAAGAACAACCGTTGCGCCAACAGAAATTGTTGCTACCAAAAAAACCGGTCAGGACAAATACAGGGAACCAGCTAGCACATACACCAAAGAAAAAGATGCGATCGCTGTTACTAAACCAAAGGGAAATACTAGTCAACGGTCTGGTACATCATCCATCGTACAAGACAAAGTAAAAAGCAGAAAGTTCAGGGACCTACCTAATGTTAAAGACGGCTATTATGTGGTAGCAAACGTTTATAAGGGAGGGAAATATATGGATAACTTTTTGAACACGCTTAACGACAAAGGTATTGATGCCAATTACATAGACAACCCAAACAACGGCTTAAAGTATGTTTACTTAGAGCGTTATGACACATGGGGCGAAGCCGTGGCGGCCCATGAAAGCCAGTTTAATGGCGCTTACAATGACGCTACGTGGATTATGAACGTAGCCAATAGATATACCAATAGGGAATATGCCGCCAACGTTGACAAACTCAAGGAGAAGTCTTCCAAATACGATACAAGCGTATTACAGAAGAATGTAGTAGCACAGGATAAAGTAGCCGCTAAGGAAATTGACCCTCAAACGTATAAAATAAATGGAATAGGTTCAGGGTATTACATCATTGCTAACGTATTTGCAAACCCGAAAAACGCTAATCGTTTTGTAAAACTCTTAAACTCTTACGGTTTAAATGCAAGTTATTTTATCAACCCGGAGAACAAGTACCGGTACGTTTACTTAAAGCGCCACGATTCTTGGAGCAATGCGCTGATTTCCTATTACTCTAGATTGAACGATGCCTATGATGATAAAATGTGGATTATGCGGGTAAATTCAAATCAAATCGCTTAA
- a CDS encoding gliding motility-associated C-terminal domain-containing protein, producing the protein MKTNFKKNVLSAMVLLFSCLQLTAQAIVINAPEPADNPNLAGNSPWTAICAGNGGFNEYFVNITWAGTANAGNEFILELSDANGSFDAPTTLKTITDQNSNSDFNTDFAIPVTTRGQGYKMRVRSTDPVKLGAESNAYNMYYMDVTSNLNISEAGDGTPPGSICSTNAITLQVDNIANPETYQYIWFRSGTQISGETGHTINISQSGMYNAFIDYGPICTGSGNTDSNIVDVTIGAGGAGIAVAPPSKTALCSGDTETLAINTTDPSWSYQWYKDDVAIAGAIGTTYTVNAANAGFEGDYAVEISGSGICTERSAAITMTNADNFTVTRDNPANVVVLPSQTQTLSVSTDASGPTYKWFRNGVELTGETNNSLNITQEGTYYAEVSQSGGACSTSVRNSENTVAVAPDAFEVIVDYADAYTSCVNTSIILDVTTINAVAADGTTTDVTADLEDAFTYQWLRNGSDLTGQNGKSISIASNSENGDYSLNATIDSYNENSNVLSVQLLTSETIAISATSSIYCSASDVVTISTSTDLSSESFEWQLEGATVNTTDAQYDINAPGTYRLVLDRDGCPLISNEVTVSPLDENLITLNPSGDIVIPEGTSRTVTASGGTAYRWMNSANAEMSNSDSVTFTEPGTYTLVASIDNCDIIRQVEVSILDTFKVPNVITVNGDGINDQWVIPNSYSNKPDVNVIIYNEQGEEVVNEFDYKNNWPQTSTAFTKQNMVFYYKIRNASEVLKQGTITVIR; encoded by the coding sequence ATGAAAACTAATTTCAAAAAGAACGTTTTAAGCGCAATGGTTTTGCTCTTTAGTTGCCTACAACTAACAGCACAGGCCATTGTAATCAATGCACCTGAACCTGCGGACAATCCTAATCTTGCGGGTAACTCCCCATGGACGGCGATTTGTGCCGGTAACGGGGGATTCAATGAATATTTTGTCAACATTACTTGGGCAGGCACTGCCAACGCCGGTAATGAGTTTATTCTGGAGCTCTCGGATGCCAATGGCAGTTTTGATGCCCCAACCACCTTGAAAACCATAACCGATCAAAATTCCAATTCGGATTTCAATACAGATTTCGCAATTCCCGTTACTACTCGTGGTCAAGGCTACAAGATGAGAGTGCGGAGTACCGATCCCGTAAAACTTGGGGCTGAATCTAACGCCTACAACATGTACTACATGGACGTCACTTCAAATCTCAATATAAGTGAAGCAGGAGATGGAACACCTCCGGGAAGTATTTGTAGTACAAATGCGATTACCCTACAAGTTGATAATATAGCCAACCCTGAAACATATCAATACATATGGTTTAGAAGTGGAACTCAAATTTCTGGTGAAACGGGCCATACGATAAACATTTCCCAAAGCGGAATGTACAACGCGTTTATAGACTACGGACCCATTTGTACCGGGTCCGGTAATACAGATTCTAACATAGTTGATGTTACGATAGGTGCTGGCGGCGCAGGTATCGCGGTTGCACCTCCCTCTAAGACAGCTTTATGCTCAGGAGACACGGAAACTTTGGCTATCAATACTACAGACCCTTCATGGAGCTATCAATGGTATAAGGACGATGTTGCCATAGCTGGGGCCATAGGAACTACGTACACCGTTAATGCGGCAAACGCAGGTTTTGAGGGAGATTATGCTGTTGAGATTTCAGGTTCGGGAATTTGTACCGAACGTTCAGCCGCAATCACGATGACCAATGCGGACAATTTTACGGTAACAAGGGATAATCCGGCGAATGTGGTGGTATTACCGTCTCAAACACAAACGTTGAGCGTTAGCACCGATGCTAGCGGACCAACCTATAAGTGGTTTAGAAATGGTGTAGAACTTACAGGGGAAACAAATAACTCCCTCAATATTACCCAAGAGGGTACTTATTACGCAGAGGTTTCTCAATCAGGAGGCGCCTGTTCCACATCGGTTAGGAACTCAGAGAATACGGTAGCCGTTGCTCCGGATGCTTTTGAGGTAATTGTGGATTATGCGGATGCATACACGTCTTGTGTAAATACCAGTATAATTCTTGATGTAACCACTATTAACGCTGTCGCAGCTGACGGAACCACCACGGATGTGACGGCAGATTTAGAAGATGCCTTTACCTACCAGTGGCTAAGAAATGGGTCAGACCTTACGGGACAAAATGGAAAATCGATAAGCATAGCTTCCAATTCTGAAAATGGGGATTACAGTTTAAATGCCACCATAGATTCCTATAATGAAAACTCTAATGTACTGTCCGTTCAATTATTGACTAGTGAAACCATAGCCATTAGCGCTACAAGCAGTATTTATTGCTCGGCCAGTGATGTTGTGACGATTAGCACATCAACCGACCTTTCTTCGGAAAGCTTTGAATGGCAGTTAGAAGGAGCTACTGTAAATACTACAGACGCGCAATACGATATTAACGCACCCGGAACATACCGACTAGTATTGGATAGGGACGGTTGTCCTCTCATTTCAAATGAAGTAACTGTTTCTCCTTTGGATGAGAACTTAATAACCCTAAATCCCTCTGGAGATATTGTTATACCGGAAGGTACTTCAAGAACGGTTACCGCTAGTGGCGGTACAGCTTACCGATGGATGAATTCTGCAAACGCAGAAATGAGCAACTCCGACAGTGTAACTTTTACAGAACCAGGAACGTATACCTTGGTGGCGTCCATAGATAATTGTGACATCATAAGACAAGTAGAGGTTAGCATTTTAGATACCTTCAAAGTACCTAATGTCATTACGGTAAACGGCGATGGTATCAACGATCAATGGGTTATACCAAACTCCTATTCAAACAAGCCAGATGTGAATGTAATTATTTACAACGAACAGGGAGAGGAAGTTGTAAACGAGTTCGACTATAAGAACAATTGGCCGCAAACGTCCACCGCATTTACCAAACAGAACATGGTATTCTATTATAAGATAAGGAATGCCAGTGAAGTCCTTAAACAGGGAACTATCACAGTAATACGTTAA
- a CDS encoding glutamine--tRNA ligase/YqeY domain fusion protein, protein MSETTKSLNFIEQIVEEDLGKTHSNNELRFRFPPEPNGYLHIGHASSICLNFGLGLRYDAPVNLRFDDTNPAKEEQEFVDAIKRDVEWLGYQWDTERYASDYFQQLYDWAVQLIKDGKAYVDDQSSEEMAAQKGTPTEPGTDSPNRNRPIEENLALFEAMKDGKFDEGTHVLRAKIDMASSNMLMRDPIMYRILHKSHHRTNTDWCIYPMYDWTHGESDYIEQVSHSFCTLEFAMHRELYDWFLDQVYDENKVRPKQREFARRNLSHTVVSKRKLAQLVEQNVVHGWDDPRMPTISGLRRRGYTPESIRNFADTIGIAKRDNLIDVSLLEFHIREHLNKITPRVMGVLDPLKLVITNYPEAGEEWLEAENSPEDETLGTRQVPFSGELYIEKADFREQANKKFFRLKLGGEVRLKNGYIIKAESCTKDSDGNITEVQCTYDPKSKSGSGTEESLRRVKGTLHWVSIKHAIEAEIRLYDRLFTDESPDTHKDKDFMEFVNPDSLKVITGFLEPSLKDAKVEDRFQFQRIGYFCVDPDSTAEKLVFNRTVGLRDSWAKIQQKR, encoded by the coding sequence ATGAGCGAGACAACAAAGTCTTTGAATTTTATAGAGCAAATCGTTGAGGAGGATCTAGGTAAAACCCATTCAAACAATGAGCTCCGTTTTAGGTTTCCACCAGAGCCCAATGGCTATTTGCATATCGGCCATGCGAGTTCAATTTGTTTAAATTTTGGTCTGGGTCTTCGCTATGATGCCCCTGTTAATCTTCGATTTGACGATACCAACCCGGCAAAAGAGGAACAAGAATTTGTTGACGCCATTAAACGGGACGTAGAATGGTTGGGCTATCAATGGGATACCGAACGGTATGCCTCTGATTACTTTCAACAACTCTATGATTGGGCCGTACAGCTCATTAAGGATGGTAAGGCCTATGTTGATGACCAATCTTCAGAAGAAATGGCCGCGCAAAAAGGCACGCCAACGGAACCGGGAACAGATAGCCCGAACAGAAATAGGCCCATAGAAGAAAATTTAGCGCTTTTCGAAGCGATGAAAGATGGAAAATTCGATGAAGGTACCCACGTGCTTCGCGCAAAAATTGATATGGCCTCCTCAAATATGTTAATGCGTGATCCTATCATGTACCGTATTCTGCACAAAAGCCATCATAGGACAAATACCGATTGGTGTATTTATCCGATGTACGACTGGACCCACGGGGAGAGCGATTACATAGAGCAGGTATCACATTCCTTTTGTACGCTAGAGTTTGCCATGCATCGCGAGTTGTACGATTGGTTTTTAGATCAGGTCTATGATGAAAATAAAGTTCGCCCAAAACAACGCGAATTTGCCCGTAGAAATCTAAGTCATACGGTAGTGAGTAAGCGTAAGCTTGCTCAATTGGTAGAACAAAATGTGGTACATGGCTGGGACGACCCAAGAATGCCAACAATCTCCGGTTTACGCAGAAGAGGCTATACCCCCGAATCCATTAGAAATTTTGCGGACACTATAGGTATTGCCAAGCGGGACAATTTAATCGACGTTTCTTTGCTGGAGTTTCATATTCGGGAACATCTAAATAAAATTACGCCAAGGGTAATGGGTGTTCTAGACCCATTGAAATTGGTTATTACCAACTATCCTGAGGCTGGGGAAGAATGGCTGGAAGCAGAGAATAGTCCCGAGGATGAAACTTTAGGAACAAGACAGGTTCCTTTTTCTGGAGAACTTTACATTGAAAAGGCAGATTTTAGAGAACAGGCCAACAAGAAATTCTTTCGGTTAAAGTTAGGGGGAGAAGTGCGTTTAAAAAACGGATACATCATAAAGGCGGAAAGTTGCACCAAAGATTCCGATGGAAATATTACCGAAGTTCAATGTACCTATGACCCTAAAAGTAAGAGCGGTAGTGGCACTGAAGAGAGTTTAAGACGCGTTAAGGGCACGTTGCACTGGGTATCCATAAAGCACGCCATAGAGGCGGAAATTCGCCTTTACGACCGCTTATTTACCGATGAAAGCCCCGATACCCACAAGGACAAGGATTTTATGGAGTTCGTTAATCCGGATTCTTTGAAAGTAATAACCGGTTTCTTAGAGCCTAGTTTAAAAGACGCCAAGGTAGAGGACCGTTTTCAATTTCAGCGTATTGGGTATTTTTGTGTGGATCCTGACAGCACTGCTGAAAAATTGGTGTTCAACAGAACAGTAGGTCTCCGTGATTCTTGGGCCAAGATTCAGCAAAAAAGATAG
- a CDS encoding POTRA domain-containing protein — protein sequence MKKTLTLVLLFIGLIINAQENSINKITFEGLKRTKETFLKRLIKTKEGAVLDTLKIIGDVERLKRLPGIANASYTFAETPSGTDLTYTIEENFTLIPGLRIATANDGSFAYRVSAFEFNLFGNNQLLGAFYEKNVFNSYGAFWEHPFLFSDKLGVGLNYQDVTTQEPVFFEEGDKNYRFNSRNLEANLLFSFDFNNEAELGAILVKESYSFEGNDPPLPNRPLNLNADKLIYRAAYRYVDLDIEYQYLDGLQSEFTGQYIQLLQGDAPGEEFLQSFISLRNDLTYYKKIGKGGNWANRLRLAAAIGNEDSPFAPFTLDNQLNIRGVGNTVDRGTAAIVLNTEYRHTLYEKGWFVIQSNAFVDVGSWRNAGEDFSQLFDGTSTRLYPGLGLRFIHKRIFNAVFRLDYGFGIGNNATNGLVFGIGQYF from the coding sequence ATGAAAAAGACCCTGACCCTTGTGCTTTTGTTTATTGGATTAATCATCAATGCCCAAGAAAACAGTATTAACAAAATAACCTTCGAAGGTTTAAAACGAACAAAGGAAACTTTTCTTAAACGGCTAATCAAGACCAAAGAAGGGGCGGTTTTGGACACCTTAAAAATTATTGGGGATGTAGAGCGGCTAAAGCGGCTTCCGGGTATTGCCAATGCAAGTTATACCTTTGCAGAAACGCCTAGTGGCACTGACCTAACCTATACTATAGAAGAAAATTTTACCTTAATTCCGGGCTTGCGTATAGCTACGGCGAACGATGGCAGCTTCGCTTATCGTGTTTCGGCCTTTGAGTTCAATCTTTTTGGCAACAACCAGTTACTAGGTGCTTTTTATGAAAAGAACGTCTTTAACTCTTATGGAGCTTTTTGGGAACATCCCTTTCTATTTAGTGATAAACTTGGGGTTGGCTTAAACTATCAGGACGTAACGACCCAAGAACCCGTTTTTTTCGAAGAGGGAGATAAGAATTATCGCTTTAATTCTAGAAACTTAGAGGCCAATCTTCTCTTTTCTTTCGATTTTAACAATGAAGCCGAACTGGGCGCCATTCTGGTTAAGGAAAGTTATAGTTTTGAAGGTAACGACCCTCCTCTTCCCAATAGGCCTTTAAACCTAAACGCAGATAAACTTATTTATAGGGCCGCCTATCGCTACGTTGATCTGGACATCGAATATCAATATCTGGATGGATTGCAAAGTGAATTTACGGGACAGTACATACAACTGCTACAGGGTGATGCCCCAGGAGAAGAATTTTTACAAAGCTTCATTTCCCTAAGAAATGATCTGACCTACTATAAAAAAATTGGCAAAGGCGGCAATTGGGCCAATAGATTACGCTTGGCTGCAGCGATTGGTAATGAGGATTCTCCGTTTGCCCCTTTCACGTTGGATAATCAGCTGAATATACGTGGCGTAGGGAATACAGTAGACCGTGGAACGGCTGCAATAGTTCTAAATACGGAATATAGGCACACCCTTTACGAAAAAGGTTGGTTCGTCATACAGAGTAACGCCTTTGTTGACGTGGGCTCCTGGCGAAATGCAGGTGAAGACTTCTCTCAGCTTTTTGACGGTACTTCTACAAGATTATATCCTGGCCTAGGTCTGCGTTTCATTCACAAGCGTATTTTCAATGCGGTCTTTCGATTAGATTATGGCTTTGGAATTGGAAACAACGCAACTAACGGACTCGTTTTTGGAATAGGTCAATATTTTTAA
- a CDS encoding SPFH domain-containing protein has protein sequence MGNFFIIPIVIFVILVIISGIFIVKQQTAAIVETFGKFSSIRHSGLQFKIPFVQRIAGRLSLKIQQLDVIIETKTLDDVFVRLKVSVQYKVIKDKVYDAFYKLDYPHDQITSYVFDVVRAEVPKMKLDDVFVKKDDIALAVKAELNDAMSDYGFDIIKTLVTDIDPDAQVKQAMNRINASEREKIAAQFEGDAARILIVEKAKAEAESKRLQGQGIADQRREIARGLEESVEVLNKVGINSQEASALIVVTQHYDTLQSIGEETNTNLILLPNSPQAGSDMLNNMVASFTASNMIGESMKKTNVPKKNKE, from the coding sequence ATGGGAAACTTCTTTATTATACCAATTGTTATTTTTGTAATCCTAGTGATTATTTCGGGTATTTTTATCGTAAAACAGCAAACAGCTGCTATTGTGGAAACCTTCGGTAAATTCAGTAGTATAAGACATTCTGGACTTCAATTTAAAATTCCCTTTGTACAGCGCATCGCGGGAAGGTTGAGTTTAAAAATTCAACAATTGGATGTCATCATTGAGACTAAAACGTTAGATGATGTTTTTGTACGACTAAAAGTTTCTGTGCAGTACAAGGTAATCAAGGATAAAGTTTACGATGCTTTCTACAAGTTAGACTATCCACACGACCAAATTACTTCATATGTTTTTGATGTCGTACGGGCAGAGGTCCCAAAAATGAAATTGGATGATGTTTTCGTTAAGAAAGATGATATTGCTTTGGCCGTAAAGGCAGAATTGAACGACGCCATGTCAGATTATGGGTTTGATATTATTAAAACCTTAGTTACCGATATTGACCCGGACGCTCAGGTAAAACAGGCCATGAACCGAATTAACGCATCCGAACGTGAAAAGATTGCCGCACAGTTCGAAGGGGATGCCGCAAGAATTCTAATCGTAGAAAAAGCAAAGGCCGAAGCAGAGAGTAAGCGCCTGCAGGGGCAGGGTATTGCAGACCAACGTAGAGAAATTGCCCGTGGCCTAGAGGAATCTGTAGAAGTGTTGAACAAAGTGGGCATTAATAGCCAAGAGGCTTCCGCGCTTATTGTAGTAACACAGCATTATGATACCCTACAAAGCATCGGTGAGGAAACGAACACTAATTTAATTCTATTACCAAATTCTCCACAAGCAGGGAGTGACATGCTAAATAATATGGTGGCTTCCTTCACCGCCAGTAATATGATCGGTGAGTCTATGAAAAAGACCAATGTCCCAAAGAAGAACAAAGAATAG
- a CDS encoding ACT domain-containing protein has product MAGKKDLSLLQKELTPILNPGEFVFVTTKDSSIVNNGEAIGQFKEKEGFTLILERGKARELGLSYDYIASWITLSVHSSLEAVGLTALFSTELAKHEISCNVIAGYYHDHIFVAKKDADRAMTVLSNLAENKNKQ; this is encoded by the coding sequence ATGGCTGGCAAAAAAGATCTCTCGTTGTTACAAAAAGAACTTACCCCTATTCTTAACCCGGGCGAGTTCGTTTTTGTCACGACAAAGGACAGTTCAATTGTCAATAATGGGGAGGCTATAGGTCAATTTAAAGAAAAAGAAGGTTTTACGCTAATTCTCGAGAGAGGCAAAGCACGAGAATTAGGTTTATCCTACGACTACATTGCCTCATGGATAACGCTGTCCGTGCATTCTTCTTTGGAGGCTGTTGGTTTAACGGCATTATTTTCTACGGAATTGGCGAAACACGAGATAAGTTGTAATGTTATCGCGGGTTACTACCATGATCACATTTTTGTAGCAAAAAAGGATGCCGATAGGGCTATGACTGTTTTATCAAACCTAGCAGAGAATAAAAATAAACAGTAA
- the gltX gene encoding glutamate--tRNA ligase: MTNKVRVRFAPSPTGPLHIGGVRTALFNYLFAKKHKGDFILRIEDTDQNRYVEGAEEYIVDALNWCGIPFDEGVGKEGNFGPYRQSERKHLYKAYAEELIVKGKAYYAFDTAENLNFHRKDHESKGKTFIYNWHNRLKLDNSLSMMPEAVEKRLNSGDDYVIRFLTPPDEKLHLKDTIRGAMEIDTNVLDDKVLFKSDGMPTYHLANIVDDHLMEITHVIRGEEWLPSLALHQQLYDAFEWQAPEFAHLPLIMKPVGKGKLSKRDGEKGGFPVFPLSWKDAAGYKEAGYFPEAVINFLALLGWNPGTEQELFSLDELVKSFSLDRVNKSGARFDPDKTKWYNQQYMQVMQNADLAIAFKEELDTKLASEQEEYGLDYIEEVISLIKERAVFVSDFWDLSDYFFLSPNGYNEKAVKKQWKEGTGAIMEELALVLESIDDFTAQDTETMVKAWITEKELSFGKVMPPLRLVLVGDMKGPHIFDIIAMIGKTETISRIRKAIKLLG, translated from the coding sequence ATGACAAATAAAGTACGAGTGCGTTTTGCGCCAAGCCCTACAGGACCCTTGCATATTGGTGGTGTTCGCACTGCATTGTTCAATTATCTTTTTGCTAAAAAACATAAAGGCGATTTTATTCTCAGAATCGAGGATACGGATCAGAATAGATATGTAGAAGGCGCGGAAGAATATATCGTAGATGCTTTGAACTGGTGCGGAATTCCTTTTGATGAGGGCGTTGGTAAAGAGGGCAATTTTGGACCCTACAGACAAAGCGAAAGAAAGCATTTATATAAGGCCTATGCAGAGGAACTCATTGTAAAGGGCAAAGCGTATTATGCCTTTGATACCGCCGAGAACCTTAATTTTCATCGTAAAGACCATGAATCAAAGGGTAAAACTTTTATTTATAATTGGCATAACAGATTAAAATTGGACAATTCTTTATCAATGATGCCCGAGGCTGTTGAAAAAAGACTCAACTCCGGAGACGATTATGTCATACGATTTTTAACCCCTCCCGACGAAAAACTTCACCTTAAGGACACCATACGTGGAGCTATGGAAATAGACACCAATGTCTTGGATGATAAAGTATTATTTAAAAGTGACGGCATGCCCACGTATCATTTGGCCAATATTGTTGATGACCATTTAATGGAAATTACTCATGTTATACGGGGCGAAGAATGGTTGCCGTCTTTGGCCCTACACCAACAGTTATATGATGCTTTTGAATGGCAGGCCCCGGAATTTGCTCATTTACCCTTAATAATGAAACCTGTAGGAAAGGGAAAACTAAGCAAACGAGATGGTGAGAAAGGGGGCTTTCCGGTATTTCCCCTTTCTTGGAAGGATGCAGCGGGGTATAAAGAAGCGGGATATTTTCCTGAAGCCGTTATTAATTTTTTGGCCTTATTGGGATGGAATCCAGGAACGGAACAGGAACTGTTCAGCCTGGACGAGTTGGTCAAATCCTTCTCTTTAGACCGTGTAAACAAATCTGGAGCGCGGTTTGACCCAGATAAAACCAAATGGTATAATCAACAGTACATGCAGGTTATGCAAAATGCAGATCTCGCAATAGCATTTAAAGAGGAACTTGATACAAAATTAGCATCGGAGCAAGAGGAATATGGCTTGGATTACATAGAAGAAGTAATTTCCTTGATTAAGGAACGTGCCGTTTTCGTTTCGGATTTCTGGGATTTGAGCGACTATTTTTTTCTATCACCAAATGGCTACAACGAGAAAGCGGTCAAGAAGCAATGGAAGGAAGGAACAGGGGCTATAATGGAAGAGCTTGCATTGGTCTTGGAATCCATAGATGATTTCACCGCTCAAGACACCGAGACCATGGTAAAGGCATGGATAACTGAAAAAGAACTTTCATTCGGAAAAGTAATGCCGCCGTTGCGTTTAGTACTGGTCGGAGATATGAAAGGGCCGCATATTTTTGATATTATAGCAATGATTGGTAAGACTGAAACTATTTCTAGAATACGTAAAGCTATAAAATTACTCGGCTAG
- the ybeY gene encoding rRNA maturation RNase YbeY codes for MINFNYELDFTLKDPNKYIAWINRICDSEDTVVKELNYIFCDDDYLLAINQKYLKHDTYTDIITFDYTENEFVSGDIYISIERVAENSLTYAVSLENELLRVMAHGILHLLGFKDKGASDIAMMRKKEEEKINLFHVEQR; via the coding sequence ATGATTAATTTTAACTACGAGCTAGACTTCACATTAAAAGACCCAAATAAATATATTGCCTGGATAAATCGCATCTGTGATTCTGAGGATACTGTAGTAAAGGAACTGAATTATATTTTTTGTGACGACGACTACCTTCTAGCTATTAATCAGAAATATCTGAAGCATGATACGTATACGGACATCATCACGTTCGATTATACAGAAAATGAATTTGTTTCCGGGGACATCTACATTTCTATTGAACGTGTTGCGGAGAATAGTTTAACCTATGCCGTTTCACTTGAAAACGAGTTGCTTCGTGTTATGGCACACGGTATACTACATCTTTTGGGTTTTAAGGACAAAGGAGCGAGTGATATCGCAATGATGCGAAAAAAGGAAGAAGAAAAAATAAATCTGTTCCACGTGGAACAGCGGTAA